The region TCCAGTCGAGCGTCGCGGCCCGTGTCTGCGCGAGCAGCCGATCGCGCTGCGCGACGCTGATCCGCAGCGCATCGTAGCCGACCCGCGCGAGCCGGCTCGCATGTGCGATCAGCCAGTCGGCAAGCGCCTGCCAGATCGTCACGTTCAGCCCGAGCTTCTCGATGCGCACGCGCGCGGGGTCGCACTGCTGCTCGGCCTGCAGGTGATAGCGGCCGTCGACGAACAGCACGAACGGCGGCACGCCGAGCGCGTGTGCGGTCGCCGCGCTCAGGAAGATCCCGCAGCCGGCCGAGCCGTCGAAGCCCGACACCGCGTAGCGCGGATTGTTGCGAAGCGGCACGTATTCGGTGATGTATTCGTCCTGCGACGTGACCACGACCGCGTCGAGCCGCGCGGCGTCGAGCAGGCGCGACAGGCCGGCCTGGGTGTCGGCAACGCGCGCGTGATACGGGGGAAGGCCGGAGAAGCTGTATTTCAGTCGGTCGATCATCGGGAACCCGTTATTCGTTGTCGTCGGCGGCCGGCGGTCGGCGGCATCGCGCGGATCGCGCGCCTGCGGCAGCACGCCGCCCGCGCGTGGCGCACGCGCAGCCCCGCCGGCAGCGAGGGCTGCGGGGCCGATCCAGCGGCGGCCGGCGGTAAAATTTTTGTCTCACTTAACTTTGTTTGATGCGCGACAGAATCTAGAGCACACGCAAATCGCGGTCAAGCCAAAATTTTCGTAGCGCTAAAATTACCGATCCCGCGCCGGCCGACGCCGCGGTCGTGTGCGGCCTCGCGGCGTCCGCGCAGCACCGCGCGGTACAATGCGCCGGCATCGTCGGTCCGACGGCCGCGCCCGGTGCGGATCGCGGCCCGCAACGCCCCGGCGGCTGCCCGCTCCCGCGCTCGCCCTCCGGTTCGTTGCCATCAAAGAGATTCATGGATTCAGACATCATGCGTATCGGCCAGCGCATCCGGCGCCTGCGCCGGGAGGCGAAAAAGACGCTGCTGGAAGTCGCGACCGAAGCGCACCTGTCGGTCGGTTTCCTGTCCCAGGTCGAACGCAATCTCACGGGCATCTCGCTGTCGTCGCTGGTCAACGTCGCGAAGGCGCTCGACGTGCCGCTCGGCGCGTTGATCGACCAGCCGCGCCAGGCGCAGCCCGACTCGCATGCGGGCCGCCGCGAGCCTTACGCGGTGGACGCCGCATCGCAGTGGTACGAGCGGCTGTCGACCACCTTCGACGGCAGCCAGATCAACGCGCTCAAGGTCCGGATGATGGAAGGCTATCGTTCGGAATGGGTCGCGCACGGCGGCGACGAGTTCGTGTACGTGCTGGCCGGCCGCGTCTGCTACACGATCGGCAAGAAGGAATATCCGCTGTCGCCCGGCGACTCGCTGCACTTCGATGCGAGAAAGCGCCATCGCGTCGCGAACGTCGGCGACGGGCCGGCGGAATTGATCGCGGTCGGCACGTTGCCGCTGTTCGGCGACGACTGCGCCGAGCTGGGATCCGAGGCGATGAAGATGCGGCTGCTCGCGCGCGATGCCGGCGCGCCGCCGGCGGGCGAGCCGCGTGTAAACCGCCGCGAAGCGGCGCCTAAGCGTGAACGCCGTGCGGGCGTGGCGGTGAACGCGAACCCGGATGCGGCGGCGGCCGCCCAACCGCCCGCCGACACGCCGGCTCGTGCGTCGGCCAAACCGACGGCCACAAAGTCGCGCGCCGCTGCGGACGAACGCCGGGCCGCGGCCGCGCCGGCCCGCCGAACCGGCGCGCGCACGAAGAAATGACGGCGGGCGGCCGCGTCGCGCAGTGCGCGGCCCGGTTCGCCCCCGCGCTGCGCGGGAGTCGCGCGCACTACCGAATCGCTGCTCCGGATGGCGTCCCGGATCGCGCCAGCCTCGGCCGGACTATTCCGCGATCGCCAGCGCCTGCTTGACGGCCTCGACCCGTGCGCGATGCACGGCGTCCTTGATCTGCATCGCGTCGTTGCCGATGCCGCGCGCGATCGCGCCCGCATCGACGCTGCGCGCCGCGACCAGCGCCACGCGCAGCCGCTCGGCCTGCGGATACGGCTGCGTGTCGAGTCCGAGCCGCCCGCGCGCATCCGACTCGCATGCCTGCAGCATCTCCGCGAAGCGCGCCGGCTTGCGCAGCGCATCGCAGCGCTCGAAGAACCGCACCAGCGCGGCCGCGCCCATCTCCATCACGCGATGCAGATTGCCGTGCTCGCGCGCGACCACCAGCGCCAGATCGCGGCACTCGTTCGGCACGCGCAGCCGCTCGCACAACGGCTTGATCAGGTCGACGCTGCGGCCTTCGTGGCCGACATGGCGGGGCAGCACGTCGGCGGGCGTCGTCGCCTTGCCGAGATCGTGCGTGAGCGCCGCGAAGCGCACCGGCAACGAATAACCCTGCTTCGCCGCATAGTCGACGACCATCATCACGTGCACGCCGGTGTCGACTTCCGGATGGTAGTCCGCGCGCTGCGGCACGCCCCACAACGCATCGACTTCGGGGAGGATGCGCGCGAGGGCGCCGCATTCGCGCAGCACCGCGAACATTCGCGAAGGCTTCGCCTCCATCAGCCCGCGCGCGATCTCCTGCCACACGCGCTCGGGCACCAGCGCGTCCGCTTCGCCGGCCTCGACCATGCGCCGCATCAACGCCAGCGTGTCGTCCGCGACCGTGAAATCCGCGAAGCGCGCGGCAAAGCGTGCAATCCGCAGGATCCGCACCGGATCCTCGACGAACGCGTCGCCGACGTGCCGGAACACGCGCGCGCGCAGGTCGGCCTGGCCGTCGAACGGATCGATGACCGGCCCGATCAGTTCGCCCTCCGGCGTCACTTCGCGCGCCATCGCATTGATCGTCAGATCCCGCCGCGCGAGATCCTCCTCGAGCGTCACGTCCGGTGCGTAATAGAACTGGAAGCCGTGATAGCCGGCCGCCGTCTTGCGCTCGGTGCGGGCGAGCGCGTACTCCTCCTGCGTGTCCGGATGCAGGAACACCGGAAAGTCCTTGCCGACCGGCCGGAAGCCCTGCGCGGCCATCTGCTCGGGTGTCGCGCCGACCACCACGTAGTCGCGGTCCTGCACCGGCACGCCGAGCAATTCGTCGCGGATCGCGCCGCCTACCGCGTAGATGTTCATGGCTGCGGCTCGTATTCGGCGATCACGCTGGTTTCGCGGCGCGCGGCGTCGATCCAGCGCTGCACGGCCGGCAGCGCGGTCACGCGCGCGGCGTAACCGGCCGCCACCGGCGACAGCGCCGGCGCGTACGTGTTGAACCGCATCACGACCGGCGCATACATCGCGTCGGCAATGCCGAATTCGCCGAACAGGAACGGGCCGCCCGATGCCTCGATGCATGCATTCCATAGCGCGTCGATGCGCGCGACGTCGGCGAGCGCGTCGGGCGTCGCGCCCCGGCCGGGCATCGACGCGCGCACGTTCATCCCCATTTCCGTGCGCAGCGCGGTGAAGCCCGCGTGCATCTCGGCCGAAATGCAGCGCGCATGCGCACGTTGCTGCGGATCGGCCGGCCACATCGGAAACTGCGGATAGCGCTCAGCGAGCGTCTCGGCGATCGCAAGCGACTCCCAGATCGCGACGCCGTGATCGTCGACGAGGCACGGCACCTTGCCGCTCGGCGAATACTCGCGAATGCGCGCGGCCGTGTCGTCGCGGCGCAGCTCGATCGTGATTTCGTCGAACGGAATGCCGAAATGCGTGAGCAACAGCCACGGCCGCATCGACCACGACGAGTAGTTCTTGTCTCCAATGACGAGTTTCATGGCGGAGTTCCGGAAAGCGCGAAAGTGAAAGTCGGAATGCGGCCGCGCGGCGCCTAGCGGCGCGAGCGGAGCCAGTCGAAGCGCGAGCGCTGCGCGGTGTGGCCGAGATACGCGGGCGCGATACTCTCGAGACTCGCGGGCGCAATCCCGAGCTCCGGCGCCATCGGCCCCGACAGCACGTTCGGCACCGACATCGACGCGAGGTTGTCGCGCGTGATCACCGGTTCGCCGGGCAGCAGTTCGAACGCGCGCGCCTGCAGCCGCGCGAGCGCGTCGGGCAGCCGCACGATGCGTGCCTGCCGGCCCACCAGCGTGCCGCAGTACCGCACCAGCTGCTCGAGTGTGTACACGGTCGGGCCGCCGAGCTCGTAGGTCTTGCCATGCGCGCCGGCGAGATCGAGCGTGTTGACGAACGCGTGCACGACGTCGCCGACGAATACCGGCTGAAAGCGCGCGTCGGGCATCGCGAGCGGCAGCACCGGCAGCGCGCGCTGCAGGTTCGCGAACGTGTTCAGGAACGCGTCGCCGGGGCCGAACACGACCGACGGGCGGAAGATCGTCAGCGCGAGCGAATCGGTTGCCGCGACCGCATGCAGCGCGGCTTCGCCGTCGCCTTTGGAGCGCAGATACATGCTCGCGCCGTTCGAATCGGCGCCGAGCGCACTCATGTGCAGCACGCGCCGCACGCCGGCGCCGACGCATGCCGCGGCGAGCGCCGCCGGCAGCGCCACGTGCGCGCGCTCGAAGCCGGGCCCGTACGGTGTGCCGTAGCCGCCATGCAGCACGCCGACGAGATTCACGGCCGCATGCGCACCGGCGACGAATCGCGCGAGCGTGCGCGCATCGAGCGCGTCGAGCTCGACGATCTCGACCGGCAGCATCTGCAGGTGGCGCGCGTGCTCGCGCCGCCGCGTGCCGATCCGCACGTGCTTGCCGGCGTCGATCAAAGCGTTGACGAGCCGGCTGCCGATGAAGCCGGTGCCGCCCAATAGCGCGACGGTCTGGCGATCCATGTTCGGGTCCTCTCAGCGGCTGTTCGCGCTGGTCACGTTAGCCGCATTGACGTTTTTTCCCGTCCGGGGACGAGCCCGTCATCAGCGTGACCAGCCCTTGAACACTGCCGCGTGTCACGCGGCAGTGTGAAGCTTGCGGATCAGGGCGAGATCATGCCGAGACGTTTCTTCAACGACTGCGGTTTGCCC is a window of Burkholderia latens DNA encoding:
- a CDS encoding helix-turn-helix domain-containing protein, whose amino-acid sequence is MDSDIMRIGQRIRRLRREAKKTLLEVATEAHLSVGFLSQVERNLTGISLSSLVNVAKALDVPLGALIDQPRQAQPDSHAGRREPYAVDAASQWYERLSTTFDGSQINALKVRMMEGYRSEWVAHGGDEFVYVLAGRVCYTIGKKEYPLSPGDSLHFDARKRHRVANVGDGPAELIAVGTLPLFGDDCAELGSEAMKMRLLARDAGAPPAGEPRVNRREAAPKRERRAGVAVNANPDAAAAAQPPADTPARASAKPTATKSRAAADERRAAAAPARRTGARTKK
- a CDS encoding glutathione S-transferase family protein, whose protein sequence is MKLVIGDKNYSSWSMRPWLLLTHFGIPFDEITIELRRDDTAARIREYSPSGKVPCLVDDHGVAIWESLAIAETLAERYPQFPMWPADPQQRAHARCISAEMHAGFTALRTEMGMNVRASMPGRGATPDALADVARIDALWNACIEASGGPFLFGEFGIADAMYAPVVMRFNTYAPALSPVAAGYAARVTALPAVQRWIDAARRETSVIAEYEPQP
- a CDS encoding multifunctional CCA addition/repair protein — its product is MNIYAVGGAIRDELLGVPVQDRDYVVVGATPEQMAAQGFRPVGKDFPVFLHPDTQEEYALARTERKTAAGYHGFQFYYAPDVTLEEDLARRDLTINAMAREVTPEGELIGPVIDPFDGQADLRARVFRHVGDAFVEDPVRILRIARFAARFADFTVADDTLALMRRMVEAGEADALVPERVWQEIARGLMEAKPSRMFAVLRECGALARILPEVDALWGVPQRADYHPEVDTGVHVMMVVDYAAKQGYSLPVRFAALTHDLGKATTPADVLPRHVGHEGRSVDLIKPLCERLRVPNECRDLALVVAREHGNLHRVMEMGAAALVRFFERCDALRKPARFAEMLQACESDARGRLGLDTQPYPQAERLRVALVAARSVDAGAIARGIGNDAMQIKDAVHRARVEAVKQALAIAE
- a CDS encoding complex I NDUFA9 subunit family protein, whose product is MDRQTVALLGGTGFIGSRLVNALIDAGKHVRIGTRRREHARHLQMLPVEIVELDALDARTLARFVAGAHAAVNLVGVLHGGYGTPYGPGFERAHVALPAALAAACVGAGVRRVLHMSALGADSNGASMYLRSKGDGEAALHAVAATDSLALTIFRPSVVFGPGDAFLNTFANLQRALPVLPLAMPDARFQPVFVGDVVHAFVNTLDLAGAHGKTYELGGPTVYTLEQLVRYCGTLVGRQARIVRLPDALARLQARAFELLPGEPVITRDNLASMSVPNVLSGPMAPELGIAPASLESIAPAYLGHTAQRSRFDWLRSRR